The following are encoded together in the Bactrocera neohumeralis isolate Rockhampton chromosome 6, APGP_CSIRO_Bneo_wtdbg2-racon-allhic-juicebox.fasta_v2, whole genome shotgun sequence genome:
- the LOC126761684 gene encoding ADP-ribosylation factor-like protein 1, protein MGGVLSYFRGLLGSREMRILILGLDGAGKTTILYRLQVGEVVTTIPTIGFNVEQVTYKNLKFQVWDLGGQTSIRPYWRCYYSNTDAIIYVVDSADRDRIGISKDELLYMLREEELAGAILVVLANKQDMEGCMTVAEVHHALGLENLKNRTFQIFKTSATKGEGLDQAMDWLSNTLQSRK, encoded by the exons ATGG GTGGTGTATTAAGTTACTTTCGTGGTCTGCTCGGCTCACGCGAAATGCGCATACTGATATTGGGGCTGGATGGCGCTGGCAAAACGACTATTCTTTATCGTCTGCAAGTCGGTGAAGTGGTCACAACAATTCCGACTATTGGCTTCAATGTCGAACAGGTTACGTAcaagaatttaaaattccagGTATGGGATTTGGGTGGTCAGACAAGTATAAg ACCGTATTGGCGTTGTTACTATAGTAACACAGATGCTATAATTTATGTAGTGGATTCTGCAGATCGAGATCGGATAGGCATATCTAAAGATGAACTGCTGTACATGTTGCGA gAAGAAGAACTTGCCGGCGCCATACTTGTTGTGCTCGCCAACAAACAGGATATGGAGGGTTGTATGACCGTGGCGGAAGTGCAtcatgcgctgggtttggaaaatttaaaaaatcgaacttttcaaatattcaaaacatCAGCGACCAAAGGTGAAGGCTTAGATCAAGCGATGGATTGGCTTTCCAATACGTTGCAAAGTCGTAAATAG
- the LOC126761664 gene encoding palmitoyltransferase Hip14, producing the protein MYQTACNVATTGSCVPGTENDRDAERQAALMAQQPPTAPVEPDYSGFDIVKATQYGAIARVRELIESGWDVNQPDSETVTLLHWAAINNRRDIIRYFLEKGAIVDAVGGELNATPLHWATRQGHLGSVVLLMNAGADPRIRDAEGCSCIHIAAQFAHTALVAYFIAKGVDPDLQDRGGMTALMWAAWKVCALDPVRLLLTLGANPAMVDYTHGNTALHWAILARNATAISTLVLKSRASLDVPNLRGETPLTMLESQAGAIWIGSKVLDRVREASQKTQTQRSLISRLRHDKRLRWWAMVACPFTAFYLAGVVFTLNTLYIIKFFLLGCLYGIFHTLGKALFDEHLLALLPLSVYLATKAWFYVTWIVYIVDAVSFAETLVFLACSAALWVCFMKSWKGDPGIIRPTQEQRFKTIVELSERGGIGFEPSSFCSGCLVRRPIRSKHCSVCDRCVARFDHHCPWVGNCIGLKNHAYFMGFLWMLLIMCGWMLYGGACYYIYQCNVYFTLVPLADFQKAIMDIANCNAWVGWVMANALLHLSWVVLLTICQTYQVVCLGMTTNERMNRGRYRHFQAKGGHSPFTRGPFNNLVDFLECKCFGLVQPRHVDWMNYYDMDMQVGRTTVEQEPLLRGNADGEGGGTELAHYQYV; encoded by the exons ATGTATCAGACCGCTTGCAATGTCGCTACGACTGGCTCATGTGTGCCTGGTACGGAAAATGATCGCGATGCTGAACGTCAAGCTGCACTTATGGCACAGCAGCCACCCACCGCACCGGTGGAACCAGATTACAGCGGATTCGATATAGTCAAAGCGACACAGTATGGCGCTATAGCACGTGTACGTGAACTTATTGAATCTGGTTGGGATGTTAATCAACCGGATAGTGAGACTGTAACTTTGCTACATTGGGCAGCCATTAATAATAGGCGTGATATAATACGTTATTTCCTGGAGAAAGGCGCCATTGTAGATGCCGTAGGTGGTGAATTGAATGCTACACCCTTACATTGGGCAACAAGGCAAGGGCATCTCGGTTCTGTTGTGCTGCTGATGAATGCTGGTGCTGATCCGCGCATACGTGATGCCGAGGGTTGTTCCTGCATACACATTGCAGCACAGTTTGCGCACACAGCTTTGGTTGCCTATTTCATAGCAAAAGGTGTTGATCCAGATTTGCAAGATCGTGGCGGGATGACTGCGCTCATGTGGGCCGCTtggaag GTCTGTGCACTGGATCCCGTACGTTTATTGCTCACGCTTGGCGCAAATCCAGCTATGGTCGATTACACGCACGGCAACACTGCATTACATTGGGCCATACTGGCACGCAACGCTACTGCGATTTCTACATTGGTTCTAAAATCACGCGCCTCCCTCGACGTTCCTAATTTGCGTGGCGAAACGCCTTTAACAATGCTGGAATCACAGGCAGGCGCAATATGGATTGGTTCCAAAGTATTAGATCGCGTACGTGAGGCTTCACAAAAAACCCAAACACAACGGTCATTAATATCACGCTTGCGTCATGACAAACGTCTACGTTGGTGGGCAATGGTTGCCTGTCCATTCACGGCGTTTTATTTAGCTGGCGTCGTATTTACACTAAATACActgtatataattaaattcttcCTTCTTGGATGCTTGTATGGCATCTTCCATACGCTTGGTAAGGCATTATTCGATGAGCATTTGCTGGCATTATTACCGTTAAGCGTGTATCTGGCGACGAAAGCGTGGTTCTACGTCACGTGGATTGTATATATTGTGGATGCGGTTTCGTTTGCGGAAACCTTAGTGTTTTTGGCTTGCTCCGCAGCACTTTGGGTATGTTTTATGAAATCATGGAAAGGTGATCCAGGTATTATACGACCGACGCAGGAGCAACGTTTTAAA ACGATTGTCGAATTGTCAGAACGCGGAGGTATTGGGTTTGAACCCTCTTCTTTCTGCTCCGGCTGTCTGGTACGGCGTCCGATACGTTCAAAGCATTGCAGCGTTTGCGATCGTTGCGTTGCGCGTTTCGATCATCACTGCCCCTGGGTGGGCAATTGTATTGGTCTCAAGAACCACGCTTACTTTATGGGTTTCCTCTGGATGTTACTCATCATGTGCGGTTGGATGTTATATGGTGGCGCCTGTTATTATATCTATCAATGTAATGTATACTTTACGCTCGTACCGCTGGCGGATTTCCAAAAAGCAATTATGGACATAGCCAATTGTAACGCCTGGGTGGGTTGGGTGATGGCGAATGCATTGTTACATCTCTCCTGGGTTGTGCTGCTAACAATTTGCCAGACATATCAAGTCGTCTGCTTGGGTATGACTACCAATGAGCGCATGAATCGTGGACGCTACCGCCACTTTCAGGCGAAAGGTGGACATAGTCCTTTCACACGTGGACCATTCAACAACTTGGTCGATTTTTTGGAATGCAAATGTTTTGGCTTAGTGCAACCGCGTCACGTCGATTGGATGAATTACTACGATATGGATATGCAGGTGGGCCGTACAACGGTGGAACAAGAACCGCTATTGCGTGGCAACGCCGATGGTGAAGGTGGTGGCACTGAGTTGGCGCACTATCAGTACGTGTAG
- the LOC126761676 gene encoding phosphatase Herzog, with translation MDATSIITQVSRDDEQLNVCPNEKDDVERLKPPKRGFFQSFLCCWRRNRTKTNQNGTSIDGSTTPPPLPDQQRYLLPQVRHSDMHKKCMVIDLDETLVHSSFKPIPNADFIVPVEIDGTIHQVYVLKRPYVDEFLRKMGELYECVLFTASLAKYADPVADLLDKWDVFRARLFRESCVYYRGNYIKDLNRLGRDLQKIVIVDNSPASYIFHPDNAVPVKSWFDDTNDSELLELIPLFEKLSKVDSVYSVLCNSNNPLNNVAKINNTNQQQMSMPQSQLHQTMQQQQQLQIQTTHPQNQQQGGVQQTITATTVITQATTISVPTLLTTQHPHQLQQQQQQQHQLQTNQQQQQLEGSPPNPPDLSNKT, from the exons atgATGTCGAACGTTTAAAACCACCAAAACGCGGCTTCTTTCAATCGTTTCTATGCTGCTGGCGACGTAATCGTACGAAAACcaatcaaaatggcacatcaatcGATGGTTCCACAACACCGCCACCATTACCGGACCAACAAAGGTACCTACTACCTCAGGTTAGGCACTCGGATATGCATAAAAAATGCATGGTCATCGATTTGGATGAGACATTAGTGCACAGTAGTTTTAAG CCGATTCCAAATGCTGATTTTATTGTACCAGTGGAAATTGATGGCACTATACATCAAGTTTATGTACTCAAACGGCCCTATGTCGATGAGTTCCTGCGAAAAATGGGCGAATTGTACGagtgtgttttatttacagcATCACTAGCCAAATACGCGGATCCCGTTGCCGATCTGTTAGACAA ATGGGATGTGTTTCGCGCAAGACTGTTTAGGGAATCGTGCGTTTATTACAGGGGAAATTATATTAAGGATTTAAATCGTCTTGGGCGtgatttacaaaaaattgtcATTGTTGATAATTCACCAGCGAGTTATATATTTCATCCAGATAATGCG GTTCCTGTAAAGTCATGGTTTGATGACACGAACGATTCGGAGTTGCTTGAGCTCATACCGTTGTTTGAAAAACTCAGCAAAGTTGATTCTGTATATAGCGTTCTGTGCAATTCCAATAATCCGCTGAATAATGTTGCGAAAAT CAACAACACGAATCAACAGCAAATGTCCATGCCGCAGTCGCAGTTGCATCAAactatgcaacaacaacaacaattgcaaataCAAACGACACATCCACAGAATCAGCAGCAGGGAGGAGTGCAGCAAACGATTACAGCAACAACGGTAATTACGCAAGCGACAACAATATCAGTACCGACATTGCTAACGACACAGCATCCACATCagttgcaacagcagcaacaacaacagcatcaacTGCAAACaaaccagcagcagcagcagctggaAGGTAGTCCGCCAAATCCGCCCGATTTAAGTAATAAAACGTAA